The DNA sequence ATAAGCATGGGAGCAGACATCATTACAATACCCATAATTACTAATGCAAAAATGAGTTCTATCATGGCAATGGCAGAACGAAAAGGGGATATATGTATCATTTACCAGTCTAACCTTTCTGTTTTTTTGGTGTTGATATCATCACCTACAACATGACCAGTCTTTCCTTCTCCTGTCCAGTGTCCAGTTTTAAGGAAGCGAACACGATAGAGTGATGTAGGAATATCATCATTATCTTTGTTGTAGATGAGCCAAAGGTTTGTATCGGTGGGCAAATTGGTTCTGAGGCCAATGCTAGCACTTACAGGTGCAACACCAGTAATGTTAATGTTGCTATCGATACCTTTACTGGTAGTATTGATTTGCGGTGTAGTATCATTAATGGTTATGGTACCATTGGTAGGGTTTGGTGTACCAAGTTCAAGTGTAATGTTGCCATCATTTTTTGTTTGCATATCGTGCGATGTAGAGATAAACCAACGATAGTCATTTGTTGCAGCTGTCAAGTCAATACCTGGGCAATTGGTAGTGGAGATCCATTTACTGCAATAAACCTGTATCATAATAGGTGTTTTGATGCTATTTTTCGTATCGGTATATAGGTACTTTGTTGGTTTTATTCTTGCATACAAGAATGTAGCATCATGGGATGGTGATATAGAGTTATTGTTGTCTTCTGTATCTCCATCACTAATATTAAGATCAGTAATATGAAACTTAAATGGATTTACTGGCGCATTATATGCTCTATCAAAATTCAGCTGTACTCCAAGTAAGGCCGATCCATTATGGTCAGTATTAAAAACACTCTTAGGTATATTAGATGAGGGTGAAGCAATTACAACACTACTTCCTAAAGTAGCAGATCTATTTCCTCCATTGACCAGAGATGAGTCATCGTACCATCGGTACAGTATGCTTGAAAGATTTCCAGGATTTATACTTGTGGGTGTTGTGTTGTTAATTTGGTAACCAATTGTGAAATGGGTTAAATTGTTTGCATAACATCCAGCATTATAGTTCTTAGTTGTTGTTTTCTGTTTAGCGGCTGCTGTGACATTTAATTCAAGTAGTGCAGTCATAAAGGTATTAATTTGATCATGTATACGATATAGGCTTTCATTGGCAGCAAGGTAGGTAAAATTTATATCAGTTGTTTCATGATGATCGTGTAGTTTAACATTTGTTACTTCAAAGTGATGAGGAATAAAAGATCTATTTACCACAGCACTTCCTATTTGACGATAGATGGTGCCCCAATAATTTTGGCTATCATGCGTTGTTTGATTAAAATCTGTATCATCAAAGTCAACGTAGGCAAAATCTGTATTGGACTGTTCGGACAATAGAAGCTTTAGGTTGCCTATTTCACTGTAAGTAAGGTCTATTTTAGCCCTCCCATTAACGAAACTACCATGAACTTTTTTTAATGTACCAGTGATACAATTTGTGTTGCTTTCACTATAATTAAGTGAAGGAGATGCTCCTCCAATATTAATAGGTTCATTGAGGTGGTTTGGTAAATATGATAATGGAAGGGAAGATGCTCCTCCAATATTAATAGATTCATTGTAGTTTAGAACATCATTTCCCTTACCATCAACAGCATGAATAATAAGAGGAAATGTCTCTCCTGCACGTATGATACTAGTATTGATATCAATTGTAAAGTGGTCTGGACGAACCGCAAAGCTATCACTACTGAATGTCTCTCTCCATCCAATAGCATTAATTGTTGAATCAGGCGTTACATTGCGAGGGTCAATATTGGAACATTTTGTATGAGGATAAAGCGTGTAAGCAGTCCCATTGTAATCTGCGCAGAAGCGGAAGACAACTTTTGTATTTGCTACTGCAGAAGACACATTGAAAGATTTATTGCGTAAACTGTGTACCTCAAAATTGATAGGAGGGTTGTCAAGTGGTGAAACAATATACTCATACTCTTTTGGTTTACCTGCTTTTGGCTTTATTAATCCATAGTATATTTGTGTTGCACCATTTTTAGTTTCCAGTGCAGTTTGTGATGCGTTTATACTTGCTAATGTAAGGCTAAATGAAGTATTGACTATCTTTGTGGAGATATTTCTGTCTGAAATATTTCTGTTAGTATCCCAAGCATCAAAGGGACCTGTTTTGTAACTTTGTACGCTACCAGATAGACAATTTCCACGTAGCCTTATCCAGCCTATTTCGTGTATATTATTTGCACCACCTGTACTTCCGGTAATAGCATATCGAACATAATCTGGAGTAGCACCTTGTTTATATCGTGAGTCCTTTGCATCAAATTGATTAATAATAGTACTCCAATTATTTCCTCTATCTAAACTTCTTTCCAGTTTAATATAGAGATGACTTGAGTCTCTTGCATCTACAGTCATTTTGTAGCGTCCAGAGTAGTAATTGTTACTATTTTTCTTGGCTAAAGGATTATTTCTTGACAATGTGACACCATCTAAATACTCATAACCTTGTTTTCTGTATACTGATGGTGTTCCATAACTATAGTTTCCGTCACCTCTAATTGCAACTGCCCCAGGTCTAAATCCTACACCCCCATTTCTACCTTCACCGGAGCTACTGTAATTTCCATACTCATCTAATCCAAGACCTAGCCAACCCCCTTGAAATCCCACATGTGCACCATCACTGAAAGCATCTTTTTGTGCATACCCCAGCGATCCCCCCATTGCTCCTGGTTCAGGAGATTCTCCACCAACCTTTGAATCATACAGAATACTAGCAATACCATCTGCTCCATTCCTACTCCAGCTATCAGTACCACCATAGGCATAGTAATCAAATTCAATAATAATTAAATTTTGGTGTGTGGAAAATTTGTAGTTTCTGGTAATAGCAGAGGCAATCTTGTAGTCAGCAGGTGTTAGTCTTAAGCGGTTTTCTCCATGGACATTCACAACTCTTGGACTATATTCTTGGCTCCCAGATGGTAAGTTTGATTGCGAAAGTACTTTCCATCTACCGTTAAGTCCATTATCAAAATTATCTTCAAAACAGACAGATGCATCAGTCTGTTCTTTAATGAAGATTTTTGTACGGTTACCATCACCAATACATACCCCACCTGAAGAATCTGCTAGTTGTATGAAAAAATATTCATTAAATTCTATTGCAGAATCATTCCATATTTGTATGGGAATTGTTGCACTTGTTGTTTGAGCAGCGATTGTGACTACACCATTAGAAATAGGTACATAGTCACCATCCTCTGCTTTTGCGGTACCATCTTCAGTATAGTAGTGTACTCTAGCATCATGATTGAGAGCTTTAGATAGTTTGATGGTTATATTGACTGTTTTAGTGGTTCCATTGGCATAAATATCCTCGCTGACTTCATACTGTGTTTTATCGAACTTTGCCTTACTGCATGCATTTGCATATATGGTATCTAGTAGCAGAAAGGGAAACAACAGCCATATAAAAAGAAGTTTTAGATATTTTTGCAATGCCCTACCTTTATTTTATATCCTTGTTTTTATCACAATCTAAAAAAGTACTAAATAAAGTTTGATATACTTATACTTCTTTTTTACTTTATTTTGCTAATTATTCAGTTTTTATTATAACAATATTTTTATTAAGAGATTTTTGGGTTTTCAGAAGAAGAGTGATCGATATCAATATATTTTTCGATATATTGATATTGTTTCCCTTTAAATATTATAGTGTAATCCACCCTGCCATTAAAAACCCAATTGCTGCTAATCCACCACCAATTAATGCATATGGTAACTGCGTTCGTACATGTTTAACATGATCACAACCTGCTGCCATAGAGCTAATGATAGTAGTATCTGAGATGGGAGAAGCATGGTCGCCAAAGATGCCACCAGAAATGACTGCAGCAATGACAAGGGAGATGTCAAGTCCCATGGTGGCACCTAGTGCTAGGGCAATGGGCATCATGATAGAGAAAGTACCCCAGCTTGTACCAGTACTAAACGCTGTTGCTGAAGAGACAAAAAAGATAAGCATAGGCATAAGTATAGGCGAGATGTTTCCATGCAGAAGATGAGCAAGGTATTTGGCAGTACCAAGGTCACCGATGACCTTACCAATAAAGATGGCAAAGAGTAAGATGGTGGCAATAGGAAGCATCTCTCCCATACCTTGAAAGAGCCCATCGAAATAGGTACGGTGTTTTAGTTTTCCACTTACAATATAGTAAGGATACATTACTGCTAGTGTAATAATGGTAGCATAATAGACCGCAGTAGATCCTGACCCTTTGAAAATATTACCTTTTCCAGTTATGTAGAGTCCTACAGGAACAGCAAATATCATTACTAGTAGCGGTAATAACATAGGAAAGAGTGCAGGGGTGATATCTTTGGTGGAGTGTTCAGGGTGATAAGGATATGGCTTGGCATGTTTCATTGGACCAATGTGCCAATTGGTGGAGATAACCACCAGCACCAGCAATAGGGTGAAAATGGCATAGAAATTATAAGGCAATGATGCTACCAGCAGTGTGATTCCGTCACCCTCTATGACATGTGTTTCAATAGCAGTAGCAATAAGTCCTAGCAGCAATGCACCCCAGGCATTTAGTGGAATAAGTGAACAGATGGGTGCAGAAGTAGAGTCACAAATATAGGCAAGTTTCTCACGACTTACTCCATTGCGATCACACAATGGCTTAGCAGCAGTACCAGCAACCAATGAGGTGATGGAGGATTCAATAAATATTACTACCCCAATGGTATAGGCAAGCAACATTGCCCCTTTGGGAGAGT is a window from the Sulfurovum sp. genome containing:
- a CDS encoding sodium:proton antiporter is translated as MEYGIFSIVIPLLTILLAIITKDVIISLMGGIFTGLLVLNGYHPIVALEALFNGIVSQFSEGWITKTLLFSLFVGAIIKLLTLSNSVEYFVAYLDEKSKKINSPKGAMLLAYTIGVVIFIESSITSLVAGTAAKPLCDRNGVSREKLAYICDSTSAPICSLIPLNAWGALLLGLIATAIETHVIEGDGITLLVASLPYNFYAIFTLLLVLVVISTNWHIGPMKHAKPYPYHPEHSTKDITPALFPMLLPLLVMIFAVPVGLYITGKGNIFKGSGSTAVYYATIITLAVMYPYYIVSGKLKHRTYFDGLFQGMGEMLPIATILLFAIFIGKVIGDLGTAKYLAHLLHGNISPILMPMLIFFVSSATAFSTGTSWGTFSIMMPIALALGATMGLDISLVIAAVISGGIFGDHASPISDTTIISSMAAGCDHVKHVRTQLPYALIGGGLAAIGFLMAGWITL